The stretch of DNA CGCGCGTCTGCGTGCTCGGTCACCTGCAGCGCGGTGGCATCCCGACGCCGATGGACCGCCTGCTCGCGACGCGCTTCGGCGTCGCCGCGGTCGACCTCGTCGCCGAGGGCAAGTTCGGCTACATGGTCGCGCTGCGCGCGGACGACATCGTCGCGATCCCGATCAAGGACGCGATCAGCCGCTACCGCAACGTCAACCTCGACCACAACCTGATCAAGACGGCGCGCGGCCTCGGCATCTGCCTCGGCGACTGACGCCGGCGGCGCAGCGACGCGGCGCGACTCGGGCTACGCGGGACCACGCGAGACCGCGGCGGTCGGCACGCACGAGCGGCGCGACGACCGCCCCGGGGATTGAAGGGACGGGCGTCCCCGGATAAGCGGGCCCGGCTCGCATGCAGAGTCCGTCCCGTCCGCGAGCGCGCGCCGCGCGCGTCGCCAGACCCGTCTTCGTCGCGTTGCCGACCTTGGTCGTCGCGCCCGTCCTCGTGGCGCTGCTCGCGCTCGCCTGTGCGTCGCCGGCGCTCGCCGCAGCGCCGCGCGTCGGCGGCCGCCTCGAGGGCCTCGGCGTCGTGCGCCTCGACCACCCGAGCCCGCGTCAGCGCCCGCTCGCGCGCGTCGATCTGTGGGCCGAGCAGGCGATCACGCCGCGCCTGCGCTGGAAGCTCGCGACCACCGGACGCTGGGGCGGCACGCTCGAGCACGCGACCGGTGCCGGGCTGATCGACTTCGGGCACAGCTTCCAGAACGTCGATCCGTCGCTGCAGCTCGACGAGGCCTGGGTCGAGTGGCTCGGCGACGCCTTCGACGTGCGCGTCGGCAACCAGCGCTTCACCTGGGGGCGCCTCGACGGCGTCAAGCCGAACGACCTGCTCAACCCGCTGCGCTACTACGACCCGTTCATCACCGACGAGAACGACCAGAAGATCGCCGTCCCGTCGCTCGCGCTGTCGTACTACCCGCGCTCGTCTTGGCGCTCGCTCGAGGAGCCGCGCGTCACGCTGGTCTGGCAGCCGATCGCGGTGCCGTGGCTCTTCCCCGAGCAGGACGAGCGCTGGTTCCCGCCCGCGGCGTCGACCGACAGCTCGCTGTCCATCGACGACTTGGTGGTCGACGGCACCCAGCTCTGCCCGTGCCTGGTCGACATCGAGCAGCGGCTCGAAAACGCGCCGGCGCCGGCGCGACGCTTCGACAACGGCAACGTCGGTCTGCGGATCTCGGGACGCACGCGCGGCGTCGACTGGTCGGCGGTGTTCTACGACGGCTACGACCCCGCCGCGTCGTTCACCGTGCCGATCTCGCTCACCATCGACGGCGCGAGCGACGGCGTCCTGCACGGCACGGCGAGCACGCGGCTGCGTCCCGCGTACCTGCGCTTCCAGTCGCTCGGCGTCGACGCGTCGACGGTGTTCGGCGGGCTCACGACGCGCTTCGAGGCCGCCTGGCGCTTCCGCCGTCCCTACCCGCGCGACGTGCGCCGCCTGTCGGACGACGTGCTCGAGAACCCGAAGGCGATCGAGGCGCTGCTCGCCGGCGAGACCGTGAACGTCGACGCCTTCGCGCGGCGCGACGCGGTCGAGTGGGGCATCGGCGCGGACTACCTGATCGACGGCTGGCTGCCGCTGATCGAGCTCTACCAGATCATCCTCCTGCACAACGACACGCCGCTTTTGATCCGCGACGTCGACAGCCGGCTCGCCGCGAGCCTGCGCAAGTCCTGGATGTCCGACCGACTCGAGACCAAGCTCGTCGGTCTCTGGGGCATCGAGAGCGGCTACGAGCTCGTGCGTGCGGAGGCGACCTACGCCGTCACCGACGCGCTCGAGCTGCGCGCCGGCGTGCTCGGCATCTGGGGCAACTCGTTCTCGCTGATCGGCGAATTCAAGAAGAACAGCGAGCTCTACGCGCGGATCCGCTACAGCTTCTGATTCGACGCGAGCTGCGCGGAGCGAGCCGAAGCGACGTCCGCGCGCACGTCGTCACGGACGTGCGTCGGCGACGGGATCTTGCGACGTGCTCGCGCCGCTGCGTCGCAAGAGAGCCATGCGCGGCAGCGTGCTGGTCGCGACGACGTCGTAGCCCGCGCGCGTCGCCTCCGTGCTCCACGCGGCGGCGGCGCGCGTCTCGTAGTACGCGGGCGCGAGCAGCAGCCAGTCCGCGGCGCCGCCCTGCTCGCGCGGCCGCGCCACCTCGACCTCGGCGGCGGCGACGTCCGCGTCGCGCAGCAGCCACATCGCCGCCGGCTGGAACCAGAGCGGCACGAGCACGCGCTGCGCGGGACGCACGTCGGGCGCGGCGCGCTCGAGCCAGGGCAGCGCGGTGCGCGCGCCCGCCTCGAAGAGCACCGCGTAGTGCTCGCTGCTGCCGCCGGCGCCGCGCCAGAGCGAGATGGCCGCAACGAGCAGCAGCAGCGCGGTCGCGGCCGGCGCGACGAGCGCGCCACGTTCTTCGTGCGACTGCGCGAGCCCGCGCCCCGCGAGCAACCGACGCGCGCTCACGCGTCCCACGACGGCCGCGCCGATCGCGCACCACGCGACGACGCAGAGCTCGATCGCCCAGAGAAAGCGCGCGAAGAGCAGCGTGTCGGTCGCGACCGCGAGCGCGACGAAGGCGGCGCCGACCGCGAGCGCAGCGGCGCTCCAGAGCCGCATCGGCCACGCGTCGCGCGCCACGAGCGTCGCGCCCAGGCCGACGAGCGCGAGCGGCCACGACCAGCGCAGCATCTCGCCGAACAGATCGGTCGCCGCCCAGCGCGCGAGCCAGCCGACGAGCGGCGGCGGTGCAGTACCGCGCATCTCGGTGTACGCGGCGAGAAAGCCGAACGGCGCCTGCGTGCTGCCGAGCAGCAGCACGTAGCCGCCGAGCGTCGCGACGAATCCGGCCGCCGCTCCGATCACCGGCCAGGCGCGTGCGCGCAGCGACGTCCCCGGCGTCAGCACGAGCGGCAGCGCCGCCGCTGCGGCCGGCGCCTTGACCGCGGTCGCGAGCAGGAGCGCGACGCCCGCGAGCCGCGGCCGCTCCGCGACCCACGCCGCCACCGCGCCCGCGACACCCGCCGCGACCAGCAGGTCGGCGCTCGCGGTCGCGACCAGGATCGTCCACAGCGGGTCGAGCGGCACGAGCAGCGCCGTGCCGACGCCCGCCGCGGCGCCGAACGAGCGCGCGGCGAGCCACGCGAGCGCCGCCCCGAGCAGCCCCGCGACCGCGGCGACCACCACGCCCTCGAGCGGCCCGTCGGCGAGCGGCCCGAGCAGGACCACCGCCGTCACCTTCGGCGCCGGGAAGTACCAGAAGTCCGCGAGCCGCGGCGCACCGGTGCGAAGCGCATGGAAGTAGAGCCAGTTCGCGACCCGGTCGGGCTCGTAGACCAGCCCCGGATGGCGCAGCGACACCGCGAGCGCGCACGCGAAGTGCCCGACGAAGGCCGCGAGCGCGACCCGTCCCGGGATCAGGACGCGACCGGCCGGCTCCATCGAGCCTGACATCGGCAGGCACGCGTCGCTCCGTAAGGCGCACGACGTGCATTGGGTGTGAACGATCCGGCGCCGAACGCCGATAGCCTCCCGGGGACGGTAGGGAACCGATGGCGACGCAAGCGCGCAGCGCCACGCAGGCAAATGGTGCAGAGCTCACCTGGTCCGGAGTCGCCGACGCCGGCGCGAGCTGGCTCGACCGGCACGCGCTCGTCGTGAGCGTGCGGCTGTTCGCCGTCAACCTCGCGCTCAAGCTGCCGCTCGTCGCGGCGCAGAGCATCTGGTTCGACGAGGCGGTGACGCTGCGCAACGCGCACGCGCCGTTCGATCTCGCGTCGAGCCTCGCCGGCGACGCGACCCCGCCGATCTACGCGCTGCTCGTGCAAGCGTGGCTGAGCGTCTTCGGCGTGACCATCGAAGCCGCGCGCACGCTGTCGGTGCTGCTGAGCGCGGCGACCGCCGTGCTGCTGTTCCAGCTCGGACGCCGCTTCATCGACGCGCCGACGGGGCTCTGGGCGGCGCTGCTGCTGACGACGTCGCGCTACCAGCTCTACTACGGGCACGAGGCGCGGCTCTACGCGCTGGTCGGGCTGCTGTGCGTCGCCTCGTTTCACGCGTTGCTTCTCCTGCTCGAGCGTCGCAGCACACGGCGCATCGTCGCGCTCGCGGTGCTCGACACGGCGCTGCTCTACACGCACTACGTCGCCGGGCTGATGTTTCCCGTGCAGTTCGTGGTTGCAGCGTTGCGCGGCGAGGATCGTGTACGCAACGTCGCGACGGTCGTGGCGTGTCAGGCGGTCGCGCTGATCGCCTTCGTCCCCTGCCTGCTCTACGTGCTCTCGGCCTGGCCACCGCCGATGACCGAATGGATCAGAGCGCCAGGTGCGCGCGAGGCGATCGACGTGCTCACCGGCTTCGCCGGCAGCAGCACGCTGCTCGCGATCGACGCGCTGCTGCTCGCGGGCGGTGCGGCGGCGATCGCGGCGTCCACGTCGCGCGCGGGCGGTGGCGCTGCGGTCCGCGGCACTGCGATCCGTGACGTCGCGGGCGGCGGCGTTGCGGACGAGCCCGGCTGGACGACGGCCGCGATGCTCGGCGCGTGGGCGTTCCTGCCGCTCGTGCTCGCCTTCGTCGCCTCGCAGATCGTGGCGGTGTTCCTCGACCGCTACCTGCTCTACACGACGCTCGGCCTCTACCTGCTGCTCGCGTGGGTGCTGATGCGGCTCCCGGTCCGTCCGCTGCTGCGGCACGGCGCCGCGCTCGCGCTGTGCGCGCTGTCGTTGCTCACGGCGTGGCGCGACCCGATCACGCGCACCGACTGGCGCGCGGCGGCGGAGCGCGTGCGCGCCGCGAGTGGTGCCGGCGAGATCGTCGTCGTCGTGCCGCCGTACCAGCTCTTGCCGCTCGCCTACCACGTGTCGCCCGAAGCGTTCGCCGACCGCGAGCGTCTCCCCGAACGTCTGCGCGCGGAGCGCGTGCTCGCGCTCGCGAGCCCGCGCGAGATCGCGACGCTGGCGTCGCACGCGCAGCCTCCCGCGGTGCTGGTCGTGATGACCGACACGAGCGCGGCGCTGCACCCCGAGCTCGCCTCGGTGCTGTCGCAGAGCGGGCTCGAGCGGACGTCGTCCGAGACCTTGCGCGGCCTCGTGCTCGAGCGCTTCGCGCCCCGACGCTGAACACGACGCCGCAATCGCGTCGCGTCAGGTGGTCAGCGCCTTGGCGGCGGGACAGTCGTCGTCGGGGCAGGCGCCGTAGTCGCACAGCCGGCAGACGGTGAGCGCTTGCGCCTCGTCCTCGATCAGCGCGGCGAGCGCCTTCGCGGCGAGGCGTCCGAGCGTCTGCTGCTCGCGCGGGGTGAGCGCCGCGAGCGCGCGACGCAGCGCGGCCTCGCGTCTGCGCAGCACCGTCCGCGCCGCGCTCGCTCCGGCCGGCGTGAGACGCAGGGGGCGCGCCCGGCGGTCCTCGCCGGCGCCGCGCACGACGAGCTTCTGCTCCTCGAGCCGGTCGACCAGCCGCACGCAGCCCGGGTGCGACAGCCGCAGCGGGCGGCGCAGGGCGTCGATCGGCTCGTCGCCGTACTTCGAGAGGTGGACCAGCGCGGCCGCCGCCTGTGATCCGGCACGGCCGTCGACCGCCTCACGAATGCCGTCGCAGATCGCGAGCGCGAACGCGCCGACGATGTTCGCCGCCGTCTCCGGCTTCATGGGAGCGATATATGCGCTACGCACATTTTCGTCAAATACCCTCTTGCGTCGCGTCGTGCGTCGTGATCGATGTATGCGCAGTGCATATTTTACGGAGGGCCGCATGACACGCGCACGAAAGGTGATCGTCAGCTTGGCCGTGGCGCTCGGCGTCGTGATCGTCGCCGGCTTCGCGGCCGTCGCCTGGCTCGGCCGCGAGCGGCCCGAGCACAATCTCGACGCCTCGGGCATCGCGCTCAACGGCTACGATCCGGTGAGCTACTTCCCCGAAGGCGGCGGCCGACCACGGCAGGGTGACGCCGGGATCACCGCGGAGCACGAAGGGCGTCGCTACCGCTTCGTCTCGATCGAGAACCGCGATCGCTTCGTCGCCGACCCCGCGCGCTACGAGCCCGAGTACGGCGGCTGGTGCGCCTACGCAGTGGCGAACGGCTACAAGTTTGAGGTCGATCCGGAGAGCTACATCGTCGCGGACGACCGACTCCTGCTGTTCTACCGCGGCATGCTCGGCGACGCGCGCGCCGAGTTCGAGAAGGAAGGCGTCGATCAGGGGGTGGCGCGCGCCGACGCCAACTGGCCCGCGCTCGCAAGGGAGAACTGAGATGCTGGGCAGCCACTTCGAGATCCGGACGGCGCGGCCCGAGGAGGCGTCGCAAGCGATCGCGCTGCTCCGTCGCCAGCTCGAGTCGCACGACATCGCGCTCGGCGACGACGCGCTCGAGCGCTCGGTGCGCACGCTGACCGAGCGGCCGGAGCTCGGCCGCGTGCTGATCGCGGCCGATGCGGATGGTCAGCTCGCCGGCGTCGCGGTGATGACCTTCCTGTGGACGCTCGAGCACGGCGGCCCGGGCGCGTGGCTCGACGAGCTCTGGGTCGAGCCCGAGCAGCGGCGCCACGGGCTCGGCC from Candidatus Binatia bacterium encodes:
- a CDS encoding YHS domain-containing (seleno)protein; its protein translation is MTRARKVIVSLAVALGVVIVAGFAAVAWLGRERPEHNLDASGIALNGYDPVSYFPEGGGRPRQGDAGITAEHEGRRYRFVSIENRDRFVADPARYEPEYGGWCAYAVANGYKFEVDPESYIVADDRLLLFYRGMLGDARAEFEKEGVDQGVARADANWPALAREN
- a CDS encoding GNAT family N-acetyltransferase, whose amino-acid sequence is MLGSHFEIRTARPEEASQAIALLRRQLESHDIALGDDALERSVRTLTERPELGRVLIAADADGQLAGVAVMTFLWTLEHGGPGAWLDELWVEPEQRRHGLGRRLTEAALEVARQHGAVALDLEVETGHDAAERLYEKMGFERHRRVRWVRRLR
- a CDS encoding glycosyltransferase family 39 protein, whose product is MATQARSATQANGAELTWSGVADAGASWLDRHALVVSVRLFAVNLALKLPLVAAQSIWFDEAVTLRNAHAPFDLASSLAGDATPPIYALLVQAWLSVFGVTIEAARTLSVLLSAATAVLLFQLGRRFIDAPTGLWAALLLTTSRYQLYYGHEARLYALVGLLCVASFHALLLLLERRSTRRIVALAVLDTALLYTHYVAGLMFPVQFVVAALRGEDRVRNVATVVACQAVALIAFVPCLLYVLSAWPPPMTEWIRAPGAREAIDVLTGFAGSSTLLAIDALLLAGGAAAIAASTSRAGGGAAVRGTAIRDVAGGGVADEPGWTTAAMLGAWAFLPLVLAFVASQIVAVFLDRYLLYTTLGLYLLLAWVLMRLPVRPLLRHGAALALCALSLLTAWRDPITRTDWRAAAERVRAASGAGEIVVVVPPYQLLPLAYHVSPEAFADRERLPERLRAERVLALASPREIATLASHAQPPAVLVVMTDTSAALHPELASVLSQSGLERTSSETLRGLVLERFAPRR
- a CDS encoding helix-turn-helix domain-containing protein, with product MKPETAANIVGAFALAICDGIREAVDGRAGSQAAAALVHLSKYGDEPIDALRRPLRLSHPGCVRLVDRLEEQKLVVRGAGEDRRARPLRLTPAGASAARTVLRRREAALRRALAALTPREQQTLGRLAAKALAALIEDEAQALTVCRLCDYGACPDDDCPAAKALTT